The Triticum aestivum cultivar Chinese Spring chromosome 3A, IWGSC CS RefSeq v2.1, whole genome shotgun sequence genome includes a region encoding these proteins:
- the LOC123057281 gene encoding phosphatidylserine decarboxylase proenzyme 2-like, with translation MVQVAFVAIGAIMVGSITFVKKEGDYVHKGDEFGYFSFGGSTVICVFEKDAIQFDADLLANSERSLETLVEVGTTLGVSKRNRGLKVSKLQKCQLNDRS, from the exons ATGGTTCAGGTGGCATTTGTTGCCATCGGAGCAATTATGGTAGGAAGCATCACATTCGTGAAAAAGGAGGGCGACTACGTCCACAAGGGAGATGAG TTTGGATATTTCTCTTTTGGAGGGAGTACGGTAATCTGCGTGTTTGAGAAG GATGCGATACAATTCGATGCTGATCTTCTAGCCAACAGCGAAAGATCACTGGAAACTCTTGTCGAGGTTGGCACAACATTGGGCGTCTCCAAACGGAACAGAGGGCTAAAAGTTTCGAAGCTACAAAAGTGTCAATTGAATGATAGAAGTTAG